The Anomaloglossus baeobatrachus isolate aAnoBae1 chromosome 7, aAnoBae1.hap1, whole genome shotgun sequence sequence CAGCCTAGGAGCTGCTTTTCCATCTGTACATACGCCGTGAAAGCTAACCATTGAGCCagcgtacagtgctgaccactgagccaccaaacaGTGCTAACAAATGAgcaaccatgctgccccactccctGGATGCAATCCAGAGGATCCCACAGTAAGTCCACATTTGTGTTTAAAGAGTTTTGGGCTTAGTTTCTCTAGGATCTATTAATGTCAAGTCTGTCCGAGGTAGCTTTTCTGAGCTGATGGTTTCAGACAAACTTTACAATCTACATATTTCTGGAAAGTTATTCCACTTTGTTGAAGAAAGAGCCCAAAATCAACCAACCACTACAGTCACCTGCAGTACACGGGGCTTCATGATGTGACCAAAGTAAATAAGGCTGCGTTTacacttgcgtcgtttggcatccgtcacaatgcattgTGTGGCGCATGTGATGTATGCGTTATAAATAGTGTGATAatgaaggcaacggattcctgtgaaataacacattgcgttagttttctttagacgagagagagcgagcccccatcatcaccgcacacgcaggcactaccacccccatcatcgtcacacacacccaggcactaccgcccccatcatcactgcacacactggcactacctcagtgacatccccgctcacagcgcgattcacttcagttgctgcgtggagctgacagagagcggtcatggtctgtggccgctcctgtcagcttcatgtagcagagctgaaagcgtcgtgggacctctgtggattacgccggaccttatggggtatttggggattttaataaagtggtgaaagagggtgtttttttgtcttttatttcaaataaagtattttttcgtgtgtatgtgtttgtttactttcacttacaggttaatcatgggggggtctcatagacgcctgccatgattaacctaggacttaaggccccgttacacacaacgatgtatctaacgatatatgagCCGggctcatggattccgtgacgcacatccggcatcgttagcaacgtcgaccgttactgatggaaaatactcaccaaatcgtccatcgttgacacgtcgttcattttaaaaaaaatcattgattgttgaggacgcaggttgttcgtcgttaccgaggcagcaaacatcgctatgtgtgacacctcgggaacgtcgAACTACAGCTTacgtgcggctgccggcaatgaggaaggaaggaggtgggcaggatgctacggccgctcatctccgcccctcctcttctattcagtggccgcttagtgacgccgctgtgacgccgcacgaaccacccacttataaaggaggcggttcgccggccacagcgacgtcgctaggcaggtaagtctgtgtgacggctccgaacgatattgtgcgccacgggcagcgatttgcctgtgacacacgaacgacgggggcgggtgcgctcgctagcgatatcactaataatatcactgcgtgtgacggggcctttagtggcagatatgggctgctattaactccttattaccccgattgccaccgcaccagggcaattcgggatgagccgggtagagtcccgggaatgtcgcttctaatggatgcagcaattccgggcggctgctggctgatatttttaggctagggggctccccaaaacttggggctccccatcctgacaataccagccttcagccatgtggctttaccttggctggtatcaaaaatgggggtgaccgcacgctgtttttttttttaataatttatttattgtactgcacgatatagacccacccaccgacggctgtaattggttgcagtgagacagctgtcactcagcgtgggggcgcgtcttactgcaaccaaacataggcgccggtgggcgggggaagcagggaatatgagatggaataatgagcggccggcattttcaaaagagaagccgccagagcagtgtgacagccgtgcagcgccgcgccggtgatcggtgagtacgggagagggggtgagagggagagaccgaccgacagagagagatagagagaccaggagtgattttaaattatttagatcgttctgctggacatgctgagtatcctcagtagaacgtgatggaatccacCACCATACACAATCAATAGCCATCTTGGCGGTTCCCTCCGCCCGCCTCTCTGTCAAAATAATGACTCGGCGTCagctggcggatgcaacgcagacacttgcgtcacagtgtgttgtcaataaaagtctatggagaatagcgcagtcagttAACAGACTGTGCTattttccatagcggcggattgcaatgaacgcaagtgtgaaagcgcctaaAGGGGGTGGAAGTCCACACACAACATTTGTAACTGATGCCACTTTTTATCAACAGAAGTTCTGTGGCTTCTTTGCTTTTTCTTATTCCTTGTTCTACTGGTGGATTCTCTATACTACAAGCAGGTGGCGCCAGTACAACTACTACGACTCCAATCCAACCCCAGaccttgttaggctatgtgcgcacgttgcgtaaattcatgcaggtacgctgcgctttgcagcgcagcgtaactgcatgcgtcctgcgtcccctgcacagtctatggagattgtgcaggggccgtgcgcacgtggcgtttaagagcgcagcgcttcggctactgccgaagcgctgcataaaaagaagtgacatgtcacttctttcctgcgctttgccggcagctcctgctctgtctatggcaggagctgcaggcagagcgcatggaatcggctttttttttttttcactacggacatttctgcagcgatttaaagagcacatgtgctcttcagatcgctgcagaaatttctgcagtgaagtacgcaacgtgcgcacatagccaaaatcAGTTTCTTCCTCACTATCTGAACTGCAGGGGTTAATAGTGTCTTCTCAGAAACTCTCCGCCTCTTATGTAAGGAAACTTTTTCACTTTCGGTTCCTGCTCTTTCACTCTACAATGGCGTCTGCTGAGCTGAGGGACGAGCTGGACTGCTCCATCTGCCTGAGCCTCTATACAGATCCCGtatccctgagatgtggacacttCTTCTGCCGCTCGTGTATTGTGAGTGCGCTGGATGCACAGGAGGCGGCTGGAGTGTATTCCTGTCCTGACTGCAGAGCACAATATCCGGAGCGTCCGGCCCTGGAGAAGAACCGGAAGCTGAGGAACATAGTGGAGCGTTTCTCATCTACTCAGCCTGAGATGGAGGAGACCAGAATCTTCTGCACTTACTGTACAAAGTCCCCTGTCCCGGCTGTGAGATCCTGTCTACACTGCGAGAGCTCCCTGTGTGGCAAACATCTGACAGCCCACAACAAAGCTGCTGATCATATATTAACAGAACCTACCGACTCTTTTGGTCACAAAAAATGTTCCCTCCACAAGAAAGTTCTGGAGTATTACTGCCCGCAGGACGCggcttgtctgtgtgtgtcttgctGTCTGGTTGGTGAACACCGAGGACACCAGGTGGAGCTTCTAGATGAGGCTTCTGAGACCAAGAAGAAGAAATTGAGGGAGTATCTGGATGAACTGAACCCAAAAAAAGCAGAAATTCAGGCAAGAGTCCAGAATCTACAGGATCGTAAGAGGAAGATCCAGGAGAAAGCCTCCGATAAGAGGAAGAACGTCAGTAAGATATTTATGGACATTAAGAATCAACTGGAAATGGCAGAAAAGAAGGCACTGAGCGAGGTCTCCAGGCAGGAGGAGAAGAATGTGTCCCAGATATCTCATCTGATCAAGACGCTGGAAATacaggaggacgaactgtccaggaAGATGCATCATGTGGAGGAGATGTGTCTTGTCACCAACCCAATAACACTCTTACAAGAAAGTGACATTATAATGTCTAGTCAAGGAGCTGAGGAGGACACAGGGGGAGATGGTGGAGAGGTCAGTTCTGAGGAGGATCTGGATAAGGTTCTGATCTCACTGACCTTACTCCGATCTATGAGGGATATTGTCACCAATGTAACATCAGAGCTCGGGTTCCATGTCCCAGACATATTGCTGGATGTGGACACTGCTAATAGATGGGTGAAGATATCAGAAGATCTGAAAATGGCAATACATATAGGAGAAAAACAGAACAAACCAGAATCATCAGGAAAATTTGTGACTTACCCCCAGGTGTTAAGCAGATGTGGCTTttcctcaggacgacattactgggaggTGGAGTGGAACCAGATAAGAGAATGTGCCATCGGATTGTCCTATCCCAGTATAGAAAGGGAAGGAGATCAGTCTGGTATTGGATATAGTGATAAATCTTGGGGTTTGGATATTTATGATGGAGGATATAAGGTATGGCACAACTCAAATGTATTAATCCTCAGTATGAAGCCAACATGTCCGACACTTGGTCTCTTCTTAGACTATGAGGCCGGGCGTCTGTCCttctatgagctgtgtgaccccatcagacacttacacaccttcaccgCCTCCTTCACTGAACCCCTACATGTGGTCTTCTATGTGTATGAAGGAGCCTCTGTGACAATAAGAAGCTGAGGTTGAGATTAAATGTTAATGGTGATTTGTCCAGTTGTTGATTGTTAATGGATTATTTCCACCTCAGTAAGTTGTGGTAGATGGATGGGATATGACATAACTTTCTTGACTGCTGGGACCCCACTAATCCCGAGAATGAACCACCGCTTCCCTCAATGAGTATTTGATGTATTTTTGATGCTTCGTATTTTCGAGTAGAAGAGGCAAAGCGTATTTCACTAACATCAAGCTGCTGTCATGTCTCTAAATCTCACCCCATTGTGCTATTTTTTATACTACGGAAACTGAGCGGCATGAGATTTTAAAATTCAGAATATACCAATTTCTCTTGCGGTAAATATAATTATTgtttgcagattttccccatagacacaAGGAAAGtctgcagataaaaaaaaaaaaacagagtggaAATGCATGTACAgtccctttcacacatccgtgtttctgaTACCTGTAACGTCCGTTTccacacgtatcggagacacggacacacgcgcacacatctgtgttttttcACAGACCACGTGGCCATGTGGAACACacatgtgctccacatggcgacatgtctgtttttttttcccggcagcacggatgttacacgggccacacactgatgtgatctgtgtgacacgcactggagaaagcaCATGTCACTTAAGAATAAACAATTGTTATACTCACttgtctctgcctctgctctctccagcgctgctgtctctgcctctgctctctccagcgctgctgtctctgcctctgctctctccggcactgctgtctctgcctctgctctctccagcgctgctgtctttgcttctgctctctccagcgctgctgtctttgcctctgctctctccagcgctgctgtctctgcctctgctctctccagcgctgctgtctctgctctctccagcgctgctgtctttgcctctgctctctccagcgctgctgtctctgcctctgctctctccagtgctgctgtctttgcCTCTGCTGCCTCCAGCGCTTCTGTCtttccctctgctctctccagtgctgctgtctttgcCTCTGCTGCCTCCAGCGCTTCTGTCTTTCCCTCTGCTCTCTCCGGCGCTTCTGTCTTTCCCTCTGCTCTCTCCGGCGCTGTTGtctttgcctctgctctctccagcgctgctgtttctgcctctgctgtctctgcctctgctgttgcaccCGAgtcccgctcattaagctcatgcatattcactacactCAATGTGGACCCGGAAACAACAGTAGTgtcagggacaggtaagtataccagctcatgctgcccgtgtgctatctggatgtcacacagatagcacggggacagcacacggaacacacacacacacacacacacacacacacgcgcgcgctttCACCAAAGACTGTGCAAAACGTTTGTGTTtctcacagatgtgtgaaggaggcctaatccTCACATAGTTTTATCAAAGCTAATTTACAGGTAGTTTGCAAAACAATGCATTTTTATTTAAAATATGATCTACCcccaaaaaatgcattaaaaaactaataggtgcagaaatgcttcAGAAAATCTTCAACATCAAAAACTCCACAAATCTTCATTGTGGGAACGAGGCCTGAAAGATTGTGGCAGCACAGCTTCGCTCATGGGTTACCGGCATCAGGAGATCTTCACCAATCACAAATTGATAGTAGATTGTAGCTACATGTACAAGCCATTTACAAGATGAGAAAAGTCCTTTTAGGCCTCAATCATTTGTGATTTTATTGTATATAAAAACATGGACTGTTGTTCATCTCCGATCCTTCACCGACTGCAGATTGATGCCATTTTTGtgctttttctgtgattttttttttccaggccAATTGGTCTTCAAAACACGTGACCATACGACCAGCCCCATAGGCTGTAATAGGATCCATATACAATGCTGAAAAATATACACCACCAATCTatataaatacaaaaatataaatatgtgtatgtatgtatgtgtgtgtgtaatatatatatatatatatatatatatatatatataaaaaataataatgaaaaaatgatttttttcattagttttttttatatacatttatattttAGTATTTATATAAATTGGTGGTGTCTATTTTCAGCATTGTATATGGATATGTATAACACTGGTACCTTGTGCTATGAATATTTGCATATGCATTAATTGTTCTTTCCTTGCAGAGTGGAGCCGTGTGCATTGTGAGCCGTCTATATCCATGTGTATGTAATTTGGTAATTAGACTTAGTATTGGAATTTTTTTCAGCTTTTTCAGTGTCATGTTTGTATAAATGTATACGCCTTAGTTCAGACCACTGTCAAGACTATAGGCTTtgcccgaaacgcgtagaccggtcTGTCCCTGCTGTCTATGACTGATTTTATCATGTTTTAAATGTGTGATTTTTATGTGCGGATGCCGGATACAAATCTGTTTTTGCCAGTTCTCTGAAGAGTTTTGTTCTGGAGGGGTCACTTTCTATTCATTTCTATTATTAAAAATACATTGCGGCTTTCGTGTTCGGACTTTTGAGCATTTATTTTCCACTTTAGGTTTTAGAAAACGCCTGGTGGGAGAAGACAGAGAGCGGTCAGGCCATTGTGTGACACACGGAGCGCTGTGTATACAGGACGCCGGGCATGGGTCGGTTCCTCTAGCGTGTGTCACGGGTGGTGATGGCTGCGTCCAGCACCTGGCGCTCCGGTGACTGGGGATGTGCGGGGTTACCGCTGCCGTGTGACTGTCCCCTCTCTTTAGTGGTGATCAGTTACGTTACCCCATAGTGTTAATGTGGTGGAGGAGATACGTTAACAGTAAACCAGATGAACCTTACTTGATTAGAAGCCAAAAAAGGTTCACTGCCACAGATGGGTCAACATGTTCAGATGACACAGCTAGAAAGACGGCCAAATAGCAAATGGATGCAGGGATACAGTCACACATGAGGCGTGATGGCAGCGAGTGCAGACAGAGCCTATCCTGCTGACCAAGCTGACACAACAGAGGTGGATTCCTTCCATCCCACTGGAGCGGCGGTCTCCAGTAGACCCCATGTTTCCGTTCTCTCCACCCTTCATGTATAGTAGGTTCTCCTGTGTGCCCATCTTCTTTATAGGGGACTCCTTCAAGGGCCTGTACTCCTCCTATGTCCATCAGCACTAAGTTTCAGGTAGGCTAAAGTCGCTGTGCTGACCAGAACCTTCCATCTTCCTAAGGGGGAGCAAGTACTTGGGGATCCTACATGTAGTTTCAGGTCTGTCCGTTCCCATACAGCTCACTGGAGCGGCGTTCACCAGCAGACCCCATGTTTCTGTTCTCGATCCCCTTCATGTATAGTAGGTTGTCCTGTATGTCCATCTTCTTTATGGAGGTTTCGGGTCAGTCCGTTCCCATACAGCCGGTCGGAGCGGCGTTCTCCAGCAGACCCCAAGTTTccgttctctctccctcatgtatagTAGGTTCTCCTGTATGTCCATCTTCTTTATGGTTTTTTTTGGGTCACTCCATTCCCATACAGTCGGCTGGAGCGGGGTTAGAGTTCCTCTACATGCTGATGTGCACTGGCTGAGCTCTGACTAAACTCTGAGGTAACTTAGACTCCGCCCCCCGAGCTGCTCTGCCCAGCAACTGACTCACTCCTCATTACCTGAGATGAGGCAGCACTTACAGAAAATATTGCAAAACAGCTGTAGTATATACATAataagataatatatatatatatatatatatatatatatatatatatataataaaatcccCAGCTCTGGGGCAACACGACTATAGCGGTATAATCTAGACCAGGCCCCATCCAAGCAAAAACTGAAAAAACCTCCTCACAAGACGGCAAATACCGTACTCCCCCCCCAGGAGGCGCTGAAACAATTGCAAAATAGCTgtaatatatacataatataagatagagatatatatattatacacccagCCTCTGGGGCAACACGACTATAGCGGCTCCTGATATAATCTGCTCCAGACCAGGCCTCGTCCTATCAAAGACAGCAAAGACCTCATCACAATGCAGCAAATGCCGTACTCCCCCAGAGGTGGCGCTGATCCTGGAGCGGCTTCTACTGGAAAAATTGTCATTTTTCACtctttaataaaaacaaacaaaaaacctgtGCCTCCTCTCAGGACTACATTTCCCATGAAGCCTCAGTGCGGCTCAGGTGATTGTGATCGAAGGTTAATAAGAACTGGAGGATTTCACTGATGGCAAAGTCTGATGGCTGAAGAAGGTATTGCAGGTGAGTGTTGAgcccgtgtatctaatcccctcctgtgtgatactgtctgctgagccgtgtatctaatccccctcctgtgtgatattgtctgctgagccgtgtatctaatcccctcctgtgtgatactgtctgctgagccgtgtatctaatccccctcctgtgtgatactgtctgctgagccgtgtatctaatccccctcctgtgtgatactgtttgctgagccgtgtatctaatccccctcctgtgtgatactgtctgc is a genomic window containing:
- the LOC142246508 gene encoding E3 ubiquitin/ISG15 ligase TRIM25-like, producing the protein MASAELRDELDCSICLSLYTDPVSLRCGHFFCRSCIVSALDAQEAAGVYSCPDCRAQYPERPALEKNRKLRNIVERFSSTQPEMEETRIFCTYCTKSPVPAVRSCLHCESSLCGKHLTAHNKAADHILTEPTDSFGHKKCSLHKKVLEYYCPQDAACLCVSCCLVGEHRGHQVELLDEASETKKKKLREYLDELNPKKAEIQARVQNLQDRKRKIQEKASDKRKNVSKIFMDIKNQLEMAEKKALSEVSRQEEKNVSQISHLIKTLEIQEDELSRKMHHVEEMCLVTNPITLLQESDIIMSSQGAEEDTGGDGGEVSSEEDLDKVLISLTLLRSMRDIVTNVTSELGFHVPDILLDVDTANRWVKISEDLKMAIHIGEKQNKPESSGKFVTYPQVLSRCGFSSGRHYWEVEWNQIRECAIGLSYPSIEREGDQSGIGYSDKSWGLDIYDGGYKVWHNSNVLILSMKPTCPTLGLFLDYEAGRLSFYELCDPIRHLHTFTASFTEPLHVVFYVYEGASVTIRS